From the Lytechinus variegatus isolate NC3 chromosome 5, Lvar_3.0, whole genome shotgun sequence genome, the window TGTAATAGAATCTCCAGGACAGGTGTTACAGGAGATCTGTCTAGTTTGATCCTGATAGGTTCCACTGGAACAAAAGATGCAGACATTGTCCCTCTCATCGTAGTAGGTTCCTGGTTGACATGGTACTGTGGAAGAGAGTCAAAGATAAAAGTTTTTGAAACCACTTTGTCTTATAAGTAGCTTACAGACATCAATTATCCCAAAAGAGTTGTTTTGGGGAAATTATAGTCAAATAAGCTGTCAAATCATCTTATAGTCCTATCagaattttcagagtatttctattttcagaTTTCATTTCGAACAATATAATATGGatttttagttttggattttTTCTGATATTGAATGGAAATTGAACTATATGTCCCTTGAAGATTGTTttcattcacaaaaaatattttcaaagccttgtaacataataatattgtatcataaggtttattttcaataattacCAATTGAGTGGTTGGTTTTCTCAAACATTGTCTTATGATAATCAATCTTAAGTTATCTGTTGAAAAGTTGTTTGAAAACAATCTGTACAAAGTATAAAGTAAGTCAAGCTACTATTAAGCAAGCATAGCAGAGCCTGTTTTgtaaaacatgattaaaaatgaATGTGTAGTTTTTCCAATTAGTTTTACATTACTTTATGGTATAcctaattgtttaaaaaatgcataTGGTTCTAAATCTGATACaaaaagagcacaaatagtttgtttttacatgaattatgtAAACACTCACCACATCCTGAACTTGAAGACACCATACCACTGCCACACGACCACTGGAATGCCTGTGGAACTCTTGTTCCTGACTGAACATTGTTGACAACATCACCACCAACCGTCAGCTCAAATCCTTCGTTATTTGCGACATCCACAACACCATCCACCAACTGGTCGATATCTTCCTCTATTGCCCCCTGATCTGAGTTGCTATTTACCGGGGAATGTACATCAATATCTACCATCAGGACGCTATTGTCTCTTCTGAACCTTGAAAGGATGATATCGCGTCTCCTGCGCCTTGCTGTATTTGTAGTACATCCTGTGTCGACACTGCCTTCCCTGCAAGCCGATGCTGACCCAAGGTTGCAGAGGTTGTACGTGTTAAGTGTGTTGGTGATATTGGTTGCAATTGAGGATTTGAAGTTTGGGGTTTGTTGGGGACAGATGACTGACTGGAGGGGGAAGGATATACTGGTTGTCTTGGTGAGTCCATTCCCAGTTTCGGCTCCTGGAGatgataaatcaaatacaaagtGCTTGTTAATAAATCTAATTTTACAGCTGCATGTGATAAACCAGAGAGGGTTTGACCAGAGATTAGAGATGATTAAATCAGAACTGATTTCAtcatttattaattgaattacTTAGTCCTCAAAAGAGCAAgctatcaataataaaaaaaaataataaaagtacaTTTCCTTGATCTAGGCATGTTATGAGGTAAAGAGCCAGAAGCAGGATGATGATAGATGCATGTATTCATTTGGTAAAtaacaatagaccagttcgtagttactttatggacaattttggtcaaatgacctttcatttctttcattatgataggcagatttcaaagcaagatattacgtaagcttgccttacatacatgtagcaggatgaagaaattgaatagaccaggtgactggaatagcacaccaatgaacactttatgaaggtatttgttgcattcctactttgaatgcatatcatagcatgttgcacaatgtacttggtaaactgtgaaataccagtcgttcgtggacgcattgttgtctTTTGTGGATGTAGATGAaaaccactattcaaaagaatacatgaataatcaagacatcaaaaatggtgcttatctcattagattttaaaccaccaagtcacttttttacaAATGttcttcttctgatcatgcgcagaaaggaactacgaactggcttattaggATCGGATTTTACTGATTGATTTACCACCATACATGAAAGTAAGGAGCTATTATTCATTTAATGGGAGAGATGACTTCTATAAGGAAGCAGAGAAGAGATCATAATAGATACTGGACAATGTATCTTGCACCTTTCTGGGTGGAATCTCAAGAATGGTGTAGGTCCAAGAAGGGGAAGAACAAAGCCTGTATATAGGAAAAGCAGCACAAATACCTCGAGACAAAAACTGAGAGCTCATGAGGTGGGTCAAAAACGGAAGTaagacaaaatataaaatgacttACTTGCACAAGTACTTGAAGGTGAAGGGTCCCAGAAAGCACCCCTGCTGTCAGCTATACAATTATACCTGACATCATTAGATACTGTCTTCAGGAACCCTGGATTGCACTCGATCTGGCATTCTCGTCCACTGGCATCATTATCACAGGATACTATGGCATTCTCTATGGCTGGGAATGGGTCACAGTCAAAGTCTGGAATTAAGAAGacattgaaagataatgaggataTGATATGATGACAAGAAGTGTATATCTTAGgcgtctatttagggttaaaggtgTATAATTTGCAAATCAGGTGTGGAACTTGTCAAGCAAAATGAACACATTCATTACTTGAATTTGTGTTGAGATGCACAAGAAATACTTTGGTTTGACTATTCTGTTTAATactttttgttttgatattagTTTCCTACCTCTCTGGTATACTGTAACTCTAAACAAGCACTCCTTGTAGTTGGATGAGGAGTCTGTTGCCCTTGCAATAACAGACACTGTTTCTCCTGTAGCATCAAAGAGTGACCCTCGAGGAGGTAGATAAGTCACTTCAGGTGAAGGGTCAGCGTTGTCATCTACCTCAGCATCTGGCCAAGTGATCTGTCGACTTGAGGATGTACTGATCTCTATGATGTCCTGCGGGCAGGTGATCACTGGTTTCTGATTGTCTGAAATAGAAGataattgtattttcttaatatgTTTATACGACCTGTGACTATCCATTGTCTTACTCTTAAATAAGGTTCAGATACAATGGAAATTAGTCCATCATAGAAAGGATCTATTGGCCAATTATCGCAGAGTAGTGGTAAGTATTTTACTTTCTTAGACTTAAACATGGAGGAATGTTGATCTGGCGCTGCTTGGTGGTTGCAGGCCACACGATCAATTAGGAAAATGAACAAACACATAACTGCTAAATACATCATTAAATATGTAcgtgaaaaaaaagtaaattaagTAAAAATTCTTGCCCTTTTTGACATAATGTACAATTAAACAACTTCATAATAAAGTTCTGTTATTATAGTTATACATACACTTATATCAGCATTGTTTCTTTCTCCTTCgagataaacaaaaacaaactgttaatgataaattatataaacaaataaaatgaaagcatTCGTACACTCTGTCACAATTACTACCAATACGACGGCAAAGAATCCAAGTCACGGTTAACTCCTTACATTAATGGCAACACAATTTACGACTAAAACAAAACTATGTAGTCTTGCAATACGATATTGGTCTTGCCGCCAAATCGAAGATACGGTGTTACTCTTTGATACACAATAAGAAGGCATTGTAACAAAATATGGaagtatgaaaaatgaaactgaaaataCACATAAAAGGACATATCAGCAAAACTGTTTACCTTAATTATCATAAGTAGGaaaaacacatgaaaaaatatcaacCAAAGTTAAGATGTCATCTCAAAATGCACTACAAACTTGTCTCCAGTAGCGCAAAGCAATAATTCCTACATCTCTCTGATCTGTGTAACAggtaaaaggaaataaaagttagaataataaaatgaaaagataacCACCATGCCTGCAAACCAATTGGGAGCACACTGTACTTCTCAACACACTGCATTCAAACAACCACATCCATTCAAACCAAGCAAAGGGGGGCAGGTACAATTTCAAAGCCAATCACACACATCACATATTGAAAACAAACATGAGAGTAACTGTGTGTCAAAACAAAGCATTATAAGCGACCAACCAAGTACAAATGCCAATACATAAGGATGTATGACCAATACACAAATAGCTGTCATAACCCTTCAAAATAGCACtctataatacatgtaataaaaacaTCATGAACTCTCCAGCAATGTAGTCAAAATCCTGTAATGTGTAATAAAATCAACATGGAAAAAACTCAATCATATACAAATAAGTTGGGACAAAGGGTAGTTGGATAGGTTGCTGCACCACAGAGGCCCAGAGGCTGGAAAAGAAGGACGTCACCTGGAAACTATCACATGATACCTACATGTAAGATGGGACCTGCAAAGAGTAGCATTGGATATGGGGGACACTACATCCGGGCAAAAAGGGTCATGGATATCAGGGGCTCTCATCATCGTCAAAGGGATGGGGACATCTAAAGTAGATGGCAACTTGTTGGATGGGACGCCAACATCGATAGGCCGCTGGTGGTCCGGTGAAGCATCACCAACTGAATAAGacaaataatctaagtaattagTTTGGGCATCTACATCTGCTGGTGGTTGGAAGCAAAGGGAATCAACATCTGTGGGAGGTGGGACATCTAGGTAGTTGGTATGGGCATCTACATCTGTTGGAATTGGTCGGTGAGTGGTTATGTCATTGTCACAAACATTGATGGTAGCTTGTTGATGATGGACAGATGTGTGACTACCTGCTATGTCGGCATGCAAGTTGGACTGAGTTGTAGGGTATTGGTGCTCAAGCCCTGGGTAGCTATTGGGCTCTGTTTGACTAGTGGTAAGTGAAGGGGTAGCCTGTGATTGACTGATGTCTGAGGTTGTGTGTATCACTGTGTGGTAGTTGTTGCTGTGTGGTAGCGTTTGCACTGCCGAGATTATCGATCTGTAGATTATCACATGAAACGAGCAAGCGCATATCGTCACGCGGAACGGGCCATCACATTCTGGTACACAGGACGTGCAAGTTGTCACGCGGAATGATTGAGTGTGTTATGTTTGACTCATGTATATCCATTATGAGCATTGATTACCTGTAGCCAGGGTGGTAAGAAAACAATCTTAGGCCCTCGGTTCGAACCACGAGCTGCCACCACGTCAAAGTTTAACAAAAGCCAGGTAATACCAGTTGAAAATTAGGAAATAGATGTGTGTTAATAAAATGCTAGCGGCCAAGAGACAGATTGCTATTCAAACAGGAATATCGATAACAAGCATAATCGATTAACAACATTTACAACAACCAACCAGAAACAAACCTTATGGCGTTGCCTTGCATTACATAATCAACTTCATATCTTGAACAATGTGGAGAATTATGCAAAGAAGAAGCCCCAATGTCGCAAAGCTTTTTACCTTGTAGCCTGATCACAAAGCTGCAGTTCCTGTTGCCATTCTGATCATCCACAGCCTGGGCCACCACCACCTGTCCTTCGGCATACTCTTCAGAGAACTCCAAGCTGGTGATGGTGTTCAGGTCCGGTCCAATGATGAAGACCACTTCCAGGTCATCCTGGTTGAAGTTTGTGGCAGTAATGGGATCCATATCAAGTGTTGCTACGTTGGTTCCTTCATCCAAGTCATAGGTCAATGTCTCGCCTTCCGGGCAGTTGATGAAGAATGGTCGTCCATCTAATGGGAGGCAACATTGAAGAGGAGAGACTGAAATATTTAATCTAGTTGTGCAAAGATATTTTCCATTATATGTCACCTTTACTTTATCATGTCTACTGCGAACCCACAACCACCCAAAAGAGGCCCTGAATCGATAAATCATAACGTGATAATAAGGGAGGTAATATATAGCTTGTGTGTCTCTGAGGGATCTAACTTTAGAATCAAGAATCTATGTGTCCAGTCCTACCTTGTTCACAACGAGGTCCACTGAATCCAGGCATACATTCACAGGTACCAGAAATGCAGCGTCCTCCATTCAAACAGCTTGGAAGACATTCTTCAGAAGCTGTAGAAATGAGATTGAAACTTATTTTCATAAGAATACTAAATTACATTTTACAATATATGGTAGTGAGGACATTGCAACTATGTAGTCACACCATCACTTATAATTCTTTCACTATAAATgggtaaaacaaattaaaaacaaagcaaCTCATTGATAAAACATTGGATGTAGTAtaactaagaaatttattcccAAAATGAAGTGAGGAGGgagagaacaaaagaaagagaCAGAAATAAAAGGATAGATTATTTCTATGCTATAAGTAAAATTTCAGTGCTACATGTACCTCATTACATAAATAATCGAGGAAGAGAAATGTATaggaaaagaaagagacaaATGAACAAAAGAGAGAAACACCAGATgagaacagaaattaaaaaaatattggaaaaaccCTGATGGAATGAAAGATGAGAATTTATTCTCACTTTGTGTAGTGGAGTCCACTGGTTGTGGGGTTGTAGTAGACTGTGGTGGTGTTGTAGGTGGTGGCTGAGTTGTAGGTGGAGGCGGAATCTCGCACGTGAGGCCTGTGTATCCATTATAACAGTTGCATCTGAAACCCATGATGTCACCACGTCTGTTACAAGATCCTCCATTCATACAAGGAGCAGATTGGCATGGGTCTATTTCTAAAACAGATATTGATGGTGGTGGCATAATAGTTTGAACAGtcaaaatacataacaaaatttGGAAGGGAAGATTTCTATCATGGCAATCACGAAAAATCCACATTAATTGTTAGTAAGGCTGGACTACAATTTGCACTACAAGTCAATAATTGTTTTGAGATTGTTTGAATGAAACAGAAACATTGAAAGTGTCATATTTAGATCTGCAAAACTTTATTATCTCAATTTTTTCCAGAAAAGCAAATGAgatttttagcaaaataaaGTACATGTCAATTTGATTCAACTCTTCTTTCAACGACCtggtctgtctttatttctATTGAGTTGATAAACAAAAGCATCTAATAGTACGAGATAAACAAAACAAGAAGAttcaaggaaagaaatttatgttATTAAGATTCAGTTACTAATGAATGAGTTTTAAAATTTGTAGGGAGAAGGGGAAGATAAAGAAAAGGGGAATATAGTTGAGCAaaattgaaggggggggggtatggatTGATAGCTCACCTGTTTCGCAGTTGGTACCAGAGTACATGGGAGGACACGAGCACTGGTAATCCTGGCCATAGATCCCTGAACTGGTACACTGACCATTGTTTTGACATGGAAAGGAGGCACAGCCAACTGaagataataaataaaacaaagaggATAGGGTTAGtatgaggtacatgtatataacattttttttaatctgatctTGGCTTTGGTAAATATCTTCACCATGGTTATCAGTTTAtgatatgttattattttggaaaaatggTACAAAGTTAAACGTTCTCCAAGTTACTCTATCATTAATGAAGTGAATCCCCTGGAGGAAAGTGATAACAATCATCCTGAATTTGGAATGTTGTTATTCCATTTTCTTAAACATTTCCAGCATAATTGAGCTCATAATATTGAACCtatcaaattttatttgcatgtttaaaaaaaataatacaaaagtcAACAAGAAACATGCCCCATTTATATGTTTTACATAATTCTAAATATCAATTACTTAAaaacaactacatgtaattgtttCAAGTTGTTATTAAATGACAATTTGTGTGAATCCTTTGGTTTTAATTACCTGGAAATTCCTGTTGGTTTGATAACTGATATGAAAAACTGCGTTGGTTGTTATTGTTTAGAATTTACACGATTCCCCCTGTAAGGGATTCACAGAAGAATATAATTGCCAATTTTTCTGCTAAAAtcaccctttttttttactttgacaaAGTCCATGCGGTAGCTGTATATCTCTATCTTCCATTACCTTCATACTGGCACTGTGGTCCGGTGTATATGGTCTGACATTCACATTGGTATGAAAATGGTCCAGTTTTGGTACAAACGCCACCATTTTCGCAAGGTTGTGATCGACACGGATCTgataaagaaaacaattttttaaaaaacatatacatattTGAATATCTTAAGGATTTTTACATTCACTTACAAATAAAGCAAAGCAcctcattttcaataaaatgtttcaaatcatttgtgaaaattagtttacatttgtttgtttttccccAACGTAAAGCAGAAAactgtgtatacatgtaaaacaatgtGAAAGGTGATCATTAGTTATTCAATTAACTTTTAAATCAATTATTATCTGGGCCCAAGCAGAACTATTTGATCTGCGAAAATTGTGCCATACAAGCAGAAAAGAGTACCATTTAGTATTCATGAGttataaatcaaatgaaaagaataGTGTGATAATGAACTTATTAGAATACATTAAGACAAGcatttcctaaaatttgaaaatgtttcaaGTTACATAGCCTTACCGCCATAAAGAAAATTTAGGCCATgctaaatcggatgtaaaaaaaattggatattGTCGAAAATTCACTGGTATTTATGATTTCGATCTATTCGTTTTGGTTAAGAACCAATTGATTTTCAAATACTCAAAGGAATTTCGAGAGAAGTGTTCCCCAGGGATTCCTACTCTGACCCTGTATCTTTATTTACCTGGCTCTATTTCACACCTAGTACCAGTATATCCACCCGAGCAGAAACACTGAACATCGTCAGCAGAGTTAAGATGACATATCCCGCCATTTTGACATGGGCTAGAGTAACATGGGTGAACTGTTTAGGATGGGTTTAATAAAGGGGTGAAAATGGGTATAGGTGGGGTGCAGAGTGGTATGGAAAGATAGTGGAAGGAGAATGTGGTTAATGAACACGGGTATAACAGGTGCAATGGAGAAAAGTACATGAATATAAAGTAAATCATAAAGAAAGTGGATAATTAAGTAGAACAATTACCATTACTGCACCGAGTAATATGcacatgtatcatgtgtatgtTAGTCTTCAACGTACagtaaatataataatacactCCTGCATTTGAtaacatataaatacaaatatgttaGAGTACTGTTGGTGATTTTCGCTCACAAATACGCGAGAATGTGGAGCTTCTAATAATAGAGaacttttgaaatgaaataaaataatcaacatttttagtGCCGATCGACCCTCATTTTCTAAAGTTTACTTTGAATTACACAAGAACATTATAAACATTAGTACTTTCCCTATGAAATTAAAACAGAGACAAGTAGATTTACGAATGTCCAACATTATAAGGGATCGGATGTGGAATAGCCCATTAGTGAATATCACTGAAAAGGGGtttaatgaaaatcacaattataaaaaaaatctcgaAAAAATTGTTTACCTGAAAAAGGACCACCTGCGTATAATAATGAATATTGGTTCAAACCAATATACTTCGATAATCTTATTTAAGGAGTTGAAaccctttttatgtttttatgattAAGTGGTCAGTGGGAAAAGAATACTTAGATATGCCGTCATATTTTTAATActcttcttcccttttcttcctcttttctttcgttttctttaatttgttcaCTTCTTGAAATATCAAAGGGGCGTGCCCTCTCCCCGTGGCGCCGCCCCTGAAAAGGGGGATTATAAAAAGCAATCATGAGCATTCAAACATGTAAAACTTGGAAACCAAAGTTCTTAATAATAAAGTTTAAATTGTGACTGATAAATACCCTATTACCAAGATGAAATCGATCCTTATCATAATGACCCCACAGCAACCTTAACTATAAATGAACGCGAATGTAATTCACGTTtaaattcaacaaaaaagtaaaatattccATTTCCATCTTTGAGTATCGAATCACTCCGAACTTAAAAGAAGGTTTGCAGTTTACCagcaagagtaaaaaaaatatatttatatattttaatatactATCATTGTTATTGCAATATTGTTATTTTGCAATACGTAAATGATTTAAATTGTCTTTGACACTTGGAAGTGGAAAGGGTAACCTTTCCGCAATCATTAGCTTTTACTTACCAATTTCTGTAGTTGTTGGTAATGTCGGAATGGCCGTGGTAGGAGGCATTGTGGTCATTTCGTCACATGGTGCATCGTATGAAAATGTATTGTCCAAACACACACAAACGAAATTATTTCCATTCCCCGTATTACTGACATAGCAGTGCTTGTGTTGCGTTCCGCAGGTTGCGACCTTGTCTACGCATGGTGACAATTCTTTTCGGAGGAAAAACAATAAAGGAATCTTTAAAATTgtttcatctcaaaatcattcaCATTATCAATGATTTGAAGCATTAAGTGGGCCTTGATTCGTTGTTTGGTTGGTAACTACTCATGATTATTCAAAATACCAGTTGAGCAATATATGCACAAGGAAACATAACtaaaattaaatatattttacccCCAAAGGAATACTCGCAAAGAACCGTTTCATATTAATCTACTTTATCTCTTTTGCTTCGGGGTCCCTGAAATAAGTAAAAAGATCAACATAAAATATCGTACGcactataaaaaaatagcaTAGGCCTACTGTAGTATAATGAACCTTAAATGAGATCTTACGAATCTACTAAATACCTCTATACCGAATATTTCGAATTATAAGTGATGAGTAAAAGTTGAATACCTTAGCACTCCATAATTATACGGATTCGGATTCTTAAACAGTTTAGAAAACCCATCAAAAAGGCGCTTACAACAATATCTGATGTTGATTGGAAATAGATTTTAAATTGTTATTCCTCCTCAATTCGTGGTTCATTAATCTGTGTTTCACCCGTAAGACAGAGAAAAGAACATGGTGCtttgcttacctgtgcagtTTTTACCAGTGAAACCTGCCGGACAGCTGCAAAGGTAACCCTCTGTACCTGATCGGTAGCATGTACCCCCATTCTGGCACGGTGATGGCAAACAAGCATCTGTAAAAAGATAAACAGAATATTTGTCTGTttgtgttttcattcatttgtatttttgctTGTTTACTTATTACTGCATTCATTTGAGtctaatgtatttattttgcttctttATCTCCAAGGAGCCATTGGACAGGAGCAGACATGACCCTCTCAGTATAGCACGCTCCAACACGCATGCATGAGTACACGAATACACGGCAACACACTTCCGTGATCTTGAAGGTAAGCGTgtttatgaagatttttttttgtttatatttctaAGTTTTTGTGTGTATGACGGACAGATTTTTTGTAATCCTCTTTTCCAGGGAGGATGCAATATTGCATGTATACTTTATCGTTTAAAAAGTGATACTGACCTGTCAATACGCTTGACCTTACGAATGTCCAATAAGTATTCAGATCCTGAACGAATGTCCCTCTGGAAagtcacaaaaaatgaaaacagcaTTGAGAAGATATTATTCCATCAAGGTGACAATGACTCTCTGTATAATCATGTCTGTTGCAGTTATAATACTGATAATCCAAGTATAGGTAAATACACTTACGAATTTTGAAAAAGATTATTTAATCAAAAGATGCTTTTGCAACAGGTTacagaaaaggtaaataatgaAAGCGGACACTGATCGGAAATGAATATAGAGCTGTTTGAAGAAGGGCAACTCATCTGATACGAGAATGGGCACTTATAACAAGGCAAAGTGGCACTCGCGAACACATAAAAGATTCCTTCTAAGATGGAAGGGACACGTACTAAACATGTCTGTATTAAAGGCATCATTTTTTCTCGGGTAAAAAGGGGTACTTTAATGCTTCCAAAGTTGAGgcagtgtgcccccccccccctcttccgaTTGCCGCCCCCAGTTTTGGCATACTTGTAGGTTTACTCTCTTTCTTTTTGGCCTTTTAGCACTTTTCCCTTGCTGCCATTTCATGTCGGTGTTGTCGAAGTCTAAACTTCATATTACTTTTGAAAACTATCAATGCTAAATACCCTGCAGATAGTCGTATTTTCCATTCCTTAATCCTTTCAGAAACATtgacttacatgtataataattatGCGGTTTTACTTTGCTAGAAAACTTAGAAGGAAAATCAAAGGGGTTTACCGGTATGTTTCACGGGGCATTGGGCATACTCGTCGAAGGACGAGAGAGTCAAGAGTACCATCTGTATACTAAATAACCTTATCAGCGTGAGGACCCCATTAAGAGTGAGAATTTCTAATTATCAGTtataaaactattttttggaCAAGGAATGTACCTTTATTATCTAATTTCGTGTTTAAAATCAATAGTTGATTATCTTTTAAGGGGCACATGGGGGGAACCCATTTTGCCCTAtcgaaatattttattttggggtgCGAATGCTCCCTCCCCCAACGCATACGCTGTTATTTCCTCATGCATACTCTTCTTCTGTATTTTATAcactttcagatttttttttagtcaaacccaaaaatacataaagtacatgtaggaaaGATATGTATGAACTGACCAAATGCTGGTTAGGAAAAAAAGCATTTAACATGAAAAGTTTTACTATAGACCGATTgtgttgatcatgttgatatagTTTTACAATTATTGTTCCCTTTCTTGAAATTGGTCGTAAAGTCAAGCTTCTTGGAAATCCCATTGTTAATTATGTCAAATTTTATAGATGTCCACAAAGTCATGGCTTAATCATACTTTCGTGAAAACAAACCCTTTCATACTACATGCTCATTAATCTAGAAATGTCTTACACAAATTCAATGTTCTCGCCGTCGGCGTTTGAGGGTCCCGTCCAGACTGCGGTCACCAATGTCTTTGGGTTGCGGTCGATATGAGTGAGAGTGTTAGCAAAGGTACTGGAACAATCGATCCGCTGACCAACCGATGATGTATCGCTGAATATACCAACAGGTGTATGCGTGCCTACTACCCG encodes:
- the LOC121415825 gene encoding uncharacterized protein LOC121415825 isoform X1, giving the protein MEHLNYTSPLMNIIVAFLCLAFSVKSTSSYPTGAPTTTCTSLTPGHGSTPQTSPSPFIITPQFRNYGPSTPMQVNLTSSNGTPFKGFMVQARVVGTHTPVGIFSDTSSVGQRIDCSSTFANTLTHIDRNPKTLVTAVWTGPSNADGENIEFVGTFVQDLNTYWTFVRSSVLTDACLPSPCQNGGTCYRSGTEGYLCSCPAGFTGKNCTELSPCVDKVATCGTQHKHCYVSNTGNGNNFVCVCLDNTFSYDAPCDEMTTMPPTTAIPTLPTTTEIVHPCYSSPCQNGGICHLNSADDVQCFCSGGYTGTRCEIEPDPCRSQPCENGGVCTKTGPFSYQCECQTIYTGPQCQYEVGCASFPCQNNGQCTSSGIYGQDYQCSCPPMYSGTNCETEIDPCQSAPCMNGGSCNRRGDIMGFRCNCYNGYTGLTCEIPPPPTTQPPPTTPPQSTTTPQPVDSTTQTSEECLPSCLNGGRCISGTCECMPGFSGPRCEQDGRPFFINCPEGETLTYDLDEGTNVATLDMDPITATNFNQDDLEVVFIIGPDLNTITSLEFSEEYAEGQVVVAQAVDDQNGNRNCSFVIRLQDNQKPVITCPQDIIEISTSSSRQITWPDAEVDDNADPSPEVTYLPPRGSLFDATGETVSVIARATDSSSNYKECLFRVTVYQRDFDCDPFPAIENAIVSCDNDASGRECQIECNPGFLKTVSNDVRYNCIADSRGAFWDPSPSSTCARAETGNGLTKTTSISFPLQSVICPQQTPNFKSSIATNITNTLNTYNLCNLGSASACREGSVDTGCTTNTARRRRRDIILSRFRRDNSVLMVDIDVHSPVNSNSDQGAIEEDIDQLVDGVVDVANNEGFELTVGGDVVNNVQSGTRVPQAFQWSCGSGMVSSSSGCVPCQPGTYYDERDNVCIFCSSGTYQDQTRQISCNTCPGDSITDATGSVLADCYDPSGFELTSTQWILVYIGCGLAGAFILLLLITIIICCCRSNSETPRKGKDATDHLTYLNRAFEDEHPNEMHYTNTLSRNGSTLPMNGHRNNGNIPNDNRLIEIPSDPAVLYAEVPVTSFNAKGYNDFNSRSSMNGHANGHIDTVSASVDMDTIPRPPSLGAPPPPPPPPPMEEKPTRIPTEDELPPPPPNKHQFSGISGDSFPAAPPPQPPQVPGGPPPPKVPGNHAPSPKLSGGRSPPPKLPGNSTLPPKVPGGVPAPPPPPPIPGAPPPPPLPGMNSNNNSHTTSPSGSMTSLQSDRRGRFLL
- the LOC121415825 gene encoding uncharacterized protein LOC121415825 isoform X2, which produces MEHLNYTSPLMNIIVAFLCLAFSVKSTSSYPTGAPTTTCTSLTPGHGSTPQTSPSPFIITPQFRNYGPSTPMQVNLTSSNGTPFKGFMVQARVVGTHTPVGIFSDTSSVGQRIDCSSTFANTLTHIDRNPKTLVTAVWTGPSNADGENIEFVGTFVQDLNTYWTFVRSSVLTDACLPSPCQNGGTCYRSGTEGYLCSCPAGFTGKNCTELSPCVDKVATCGTQHKHCYVSNTGNGNNFVCVCLDNTFSYDAPCDEMTTMPPTTAIPTLPTTTEIDPCRSQPCENGGVCTKTGPFSYQCECQTIYTGPQCQYEVGCASFPCQNNGQCTSSGIYGQDYQCSCPPMYSGTNCETEIDPCQSAPCMNGGSCNRRGDIMGFRCNCYNGYTGLTCEIPPPPTTQPPPTTPPQSTTTPQPVDSTTQTSEECLPSCLNGGRCISGTCECMPGFSGPRCEQDGRPFFINCPEGETLTYDLDEGTNVATLDMDPITATNFNQDDLEVVFIIGPDLNTITSLEFSEEYAEGQVVVAQAVDDQNGNRNCSFVIRLQDNQKPVITCPQDIIEISTSSSRQITWPDAEVDDNADPSPEVTYLPPRGSLFDATGETVSVIARATDSSSNYKECLFRVTVYQRDFDCDPFPAIENAIVSCDNDASGRECQIECNPGFLKTVSNDVRYNCIADSRGAFWDPSPSSTCARAETGNGLTKTTSISFPLQSVICPQQTPNFKSSIATNITNTLNTYNLCNLGSASACREGSVDTGCTTNTARRRRRDIILSRFRRDNSVLMVDIDVHSPVNSNSDQGAIEEDIDQLVDGVVDVANNEGFELTVGGDVVNNVQSGTRVPQAFQWSCGSGMVSSSSGCVPCQPGTYYDERDNVCIFCSSGTYQDQTRQISCNTCPGDSITDATGSVLADCYDPSGFELTSTQWILVYIGCGLAGAFILLLLITIIICCCRSNSETPRKGKDATDHLTYLNRAFEDEHPNEMHYTNTLSRNGSTLPMNGHRNNGNIPNDNRLIEIPSDPAVLYAEVPVTSFNAKGYNDFNSRSSMNGHANGHIDTVSASVDMDTIPRPPSLGAPPPPPPPPPMEEKPTRIPTEDELPPPPPNKHQFSGISGDSFPAAPPPQPPQVPGGPPPPKVPGNHAPSPKLSGGRSPPPKLPGNSTLPPKVPGGVPAPPPPPPIPGAPPPPPLPGMNSNNNSHTTSPSGSMTSLQSDRRGRFLL